GGAAAAAGTCAATGATAACAAATGGTGCCAATGCTCAGTTTTTTAGCGTGATTGCAGCTACCAATCAGGGTTTGAGGACAAAGGGGATTTCAGCATTTTGTGTAGAGAAGGATTATCCTGGAGTCATCATTGGAAAAAGTGAAGATAAAATGGGTATGAGAGGCTCCGACATAACGGAGTTGATATTCGATAATGTCAGGCTTACAAAGGACAATTTACTTGGAAAGGAAGGTGATGGCTGGGATATTGCAATGTCGACGCTGAATCTTTCAAGACCTGCTGTTGGCGCTCAGGCTGTGGGTATTGCGCAAGGGGCATTGGATTTTTCGCTGGAATACGCCTGGAAGAGGGTTCAGTTCGGACAAAAGATTGCAGATTTTGAGGGCATACAGTTTATGGTAGCGGATATGGCCACTGCAGTGGAAGCCGCCCGTGCGCTCGTATACGATGCTGCGCATCTGCTTGATATGAAGGTTTACGAAAGAGATAAGATGAGCGCAATAGGTGTGGATAAAATGTCGGCAATGGCTAAGGTTTATGCTGCCGATACTGCTATGAAAGTTACAACCGATGCAGTTCAAATCCTTGGAGGGTGTGGCTATACCAAGGAATACCCTGTAGAAAGGATGATGAGGGATGCCAAAGCCACACAGATATACGAAGGAACCAACCAGATTCAGAGAGTAGTTATAGCAAGGGACTTATTCAGAAAGTTCATGCCATAAAAACAGTTTACCGTTCACAGAAAAAATAACGATGAGGCCTTTCTACGAGACTTTTTTTATTGCAGGAAACAACTACAAGCGAAATGTTTTAATACATTTTTTCTCGATATTCTTCAGGAATCTCAGGCCTGTCCGATTTAGCAGACGAATCTTGTTGAATTTCCATTTTCTCGATAAATTCGAAAACAGGAATTGCAGGGAGTGTCATGAGCTGTATTGTACCCCTTGATCCCAACTCGATTGATAATCTTGCCATGGTTTCGTTATTAGGTGCTTCAAGTATATTTACAAAGTCATACTCACCTAAAAGAGCATATTGAGTAAGGACTCTTGCACCCATTTTTTCGATTTCTTTATCAACTTCTTTGATGCGATCTGCGTGTCTTTTAATTGTTGCCCTGCCTTCATCAGTCAGCTTACTAAACATAATATAGATAGGCATAATAAGGTTACCCCCAATTATTTTGTTTAAAGTATATCCCCCCATATTTTATTGGTCAATAGATATTTTTATTATTCACTGTTTCGGATGATTCCCCCACAAACAACTTTATCATCTTTGTATATAACCACAGATTGCCCAGGCGTTATTGAATATATGGGATCCTCGAAATTTACATATAAAAGATCATCCGATACGGTGAATTTACACAGCTCTTCTTTTTGCCTGTATCGTACTTTTGCATAGAATCTGCCGGAGTCACTGCCGGGCGCATTCATATTAAAAAAATTTGTACTATGGGCTACGAGCTTTTTCCTTTTAAGATGCTCTTTTGGTCCGACAATCAAGGTGTTTTTGTCAGGGATGATCTCGATAACATATAACGGTTCTTTATATGGAATGTTCAGACCTCTTCTTTGGCCTATTGTGTAAAGATGAATGCCGTTATGCATCCCCATGAATGCGCCATCTGCATGATAAATCGGCCCTTCTTTCAACTTCATGTAATTTGATAAAAAGTCTCTATAATCACCTTCAGGGATAAAGCATATATCCTGACTTTCCTTGATATTTTGCATATTCCATCCTAATTTACCCACGCTATCTCTTAAGGTGTTTTTTGTGTATGTTCCGACGGGAAAAAGGATGTCCTTCAATAAATTTTCTTTAATAGGGTATAAGAAATAAGATTGATCCTTGATCTTATCCGCACCCTTTCTTATTGCATAAGTAATTGATTTATTGTCTATAATTGCATAATGACCGGTGGCTATTTTATCTGCACCTATGGATAATGCTTTATCGTGAAAAAATGAAAACTTTATGTATTTATTACATAGAATGCATGGATTGGGAGTTCTGCCGTATTTATACTCCATTAAAAAATTATCTATTACATACTCCTCGAATTCTTTACGCATATTGATTATGTAGTGTGGTATAGACAGGTCGTCTGCTACCTTCTTGGCTCTATGAATGGTTTCTATTGAACAGCATGCTTTCGGGTTTTTAGTGCTTTTAATTGTTTCAGGGAGAAACTGAAATGTTATTCCTACTACCTTATAACCCTTCTGTTTGAGAAGATAGGCAGCAAAAGAACTGTCTATGCCTCCGCTCATAGCAACAAACACGGTTTCCATTGCAGATAGAATAGCATATGGTATGACCGTTTGCAGTAATTACTAATTAGTTTCCGTCCGGAAAGAATCCTTTTCCGCCCTGGCGGTGTCAATCCGCGGTTTTACTTGTGAGGCGTGCATAGCGCACGCCTCCCCGCAATCCCTTGTTTTTCTTGACAAAACTAAAAATCCCTCCTTTCCGATTCGGAAACCGATAGTCTCTCATCCTGGGTTTTCGGATGGACACTAATTTGGTGTTCATCCGAAAACTAATTAAAATAGTATCTTAGGAATCTCATTGAAAGTTTATATTGATTATAGTATTATCAAACCGGGAGGAATGTATAAATGAGTAAAAAATTAAAGCTATCTTTAAGCGTTTTTTTTGTCTTTGTCTTTGTCTTTGTCCTCGGTTTTCTTATTGGTGCGCAGGGTAAAAAGACGTATGCAACAGGCTCTGACAGCAAGGAACTATATGAATATTTAAAGACATTTTCTGATGTTATAGACCTGGTAAAGAAAAACTATGTTGATGAAGTTAAGGATAAAGAAGTTGTTTATGCCGCAATAAAAGGTATTCTCGAATCTCTTGATCCTCACTCCTCCTTTTTAACCCCAGATATGTATAAAGATATGCAGAGTGAAACAAAAGGTGAATTTGGGGGCATTGGCATTGAAATTACAATAAAAGATGGATTCCCGACTGTTATTGCGCCGATTGAAGATACACCTGCATACAAGGTTGGTATAAAAACAGGTGACCACATTCTCAAGATAGACGGCAAACCGGCGAGAAATATGAGTCTTATGGATGTTGTTAAGTTAATAAGAGGTTCCAAGGGCAAGCCTGTTACGCTTACTATTATGAGAGACGGTTTTTCTACACCAAAGGATTTTAAAGTGGTGCGTGATGTTATAGTAGTTAAAAGCGTGAAATACAAAATTTTAGAAGACGATTATGGATATATCCGCATTGCCCAGTTTCAGGAAAAAACAACAAAAGACCTAGATAATGCCATCAAAGAACTGGAAAAGACCAATAAGGATAAACCGCTCAAGGGCATTATACTCGACCTGAGAAATAATCCTGGGGGACTCCTTGAACAGGCCGTTGAGGTCTCCGATAAGTTTCTTGCAGATGGTCTGATTGTTTATATAGAGGGTAAAAAAAAGGATGACAATAAGATAAAATTCTATGCAAATAAAAAAAATGATTACTTAGGCCCGCTTGTTGTTCTGGTGAATGATGGAAGTGCAAGTGCGTCTGAAATTGTTTCCGGTGCATTGCAGGATTACAAGAGGGCTATTTTAGTGGGAACAAGGACCTTTGGAAAAGGTTCTGTTCAGACAATTTTTCCGCTTGGTGATGGCTCGGCTGTAAGATTGACGACAGCGAAGTATTTTACTCCAAAGGGCAGATCTATACAAGCGGAAGGCATAACACCTGATATAATAGTTGATAATAATGTAACAAAGGGAAAAGAAAAAATTGTTCCAGTTAAGGAAAAAGATCTGGAAAGACATATTGAATCGGAAAAAGAAAAGGCAAAACCCGGAGAAAATGGAGATAATAGTAAAAAAATAATCAGCGAAGACGATTTTCAATTATCTATGGGACTCCAGATATTAAAAGGCTGGGATGCGCTGCGGGGGAAGTGAATAGAAAAAAAATAAAGAAGTGAAAAGGATGAGAGAAGCCGGGATAATTTGGTTTCTCTCATCCTTTTTTGTTTAAGTTACTAACTAAACTTCTATTTTTTTCTTAACGTGCTATTTTGCCATGTATTGTTCGATTGCTTCTGCAAGACCTTTTATATCATATTTTACTGATTCTATATGAACTTCGATATTGTTCTTCCGTAATGTTCCGGTGGTAATAGGTCCTATTGAGGCGATCAAAGTGTTGCTGAGTGCCTTTCTGCCGTAGATTTTCAAAAAGTTGCTAACCGTTGATGAACTTGTAAATGTGATGATGTCAGTCTTTTCAGCCGGCAACAAAGGTGTTTTGGGCAAGGCGGTTTTGTAAAGAGGAATAACATCGCATCTGCCGCCCTGATTCTTTATGTAATCTACAATAACATTACGGGCATCCTTTGCCCTGGGAAGCAAAAATACATTGCCTTTTACCTTCATATCTTTCAGCACATGGATGATGCCTTCGGAAGTGAATTGTTCAGGGATAAAGTCAGGGATAATGCCGAAGGTCCTTAAAAATGAAGCGGTAGCATCTCCTATGGGCAAAATTGTTATATTATGCAGAGCCCTTGTATCCATCCCTGTCTTGAATAGATTATCGAAAAATATTGATGCACCGTTTACACTTGTAAATATAATGCAGCAGTATTTACCAATTCTTTTAAATGCTCTCAGGAGGGCTTTGTTCGGATCAATTGGTTCTATCTCGATCGTGGGCATATAAATTACACGGGCGCCTTTTTCCATAAGCAGACTGCCGAATTTTGTAGACTGATGGGGAGGTCTTGTGACGGCAATTTTTTTTCCGAAAAGAGGTTTTTTTTCAAACCATTGAAGGTTTTTTCTTAAACCTGCTACATTGCCTACAACAATAATTCCAGGAGGCTTTATGCCCGCAGTCTTTGCTGATATATCTATTTCTTTTAAGTTCGCCGAAACAACTTTTTGCTCCGGCAGTGTACCCCACTGGATTACACATGCAGGCGTGCATGGATCTTTGCCTGCTTTGATTAAATTTTCTTTGATATCCTTAAGATTTTTTATACCCATTAAGAACACGAGTGTGTCGCAGCCATGGGCAAGTGCATTCCATCTGATTGTTGATTCTGTCTTTGATGCGTCCTCATGGCCTGTGATAAATGCCACCGAAGAGGCATATTCCCTGTGGGTCAGAGGGATACCGGCATAAGCCGGTGCTGATATGGCTGATGTTACCCCGGGGACAATCTCGAAGTCTATCCTGTTTTCTGCCAGAAACTCTGCTTCTTCGCCCCCTCTGCCGAACATAAAAGGGTCACCGCCTTTAAGCCTGACAATAATGCCTTTTTCTTTTGCTTTTTTGACTAACAGTACATTAATATCGGCTTGCGGCAGTTCATGGCAGGAGGCCTTTTTGCCCACATAAATAAGCTCTGTATCTTTTCCGGCAAAACTGAGCAGATCTTTGTTGATAAGATAGTCATAAATGATGACATCTGCTCCTTTGATCAATTCAAGCCCTCGCAGGGTAATGAGTTCCGGATTGCCGGGGCCTGCGCCAACAAGGTATACTTTGCCCATATATTGTCCTTAGTCTAATCTTGGCGGGTAAATTCACCGCAGCTTGCTGCGAAACTATTTTAATTTTTGCCCTTGATACCACTCTGCTTGCTATGAAGCAGTTGTTGCATCAGGCAGAAAGCCATAGCCGCGAGCTTCCTGGAATTATACATTATAATATATACAGGTTCAAACAGTTAATATGTCATTCTGACTTTCTTGCACATAAACAACGAATTATTAACTGCCATTCTCTTATTGACAATATAATAAATATGATATACATATGTATATATGAAAGGGTTAACGGCGACTCAGAAAAAGGTCCTTGAATTTTTAAAGGAATACTCGGGGAGCCACGGGTATCCCCCAACCGTAAGAGAGATAGGAGCCCACTTCGGATTTCTCTGGCCTGCTGCAAGAAGGCACCTACAGTCTCTTGCAAAAAAAGGTGTTCTTCGTATAACGCCTTCAAAATCAAGGGGGGTAGAGGTAATAGGGGTCGCCCCGGCAGGCGTATGCACAGTCCCGGTGTTGGGGAAGATAAGGGCAGGAGAACCAACGCTGGCTGTAGAAGAAATTGATGGCCATATAAGTCTCGACAGAGCGCTCTTTCCGGTAGAGGACATCTTTTCTTTAAAGGTAGTAGGGGACAGCATGAAAGAGGCAGGGATATTCCACGGAGATTTTGTAATAGTTAAGCCCCAGCATATTATCGAGCATGGAGAAATAGGCGTGGCGATCATTGGCGATGAAGCAACGGTTAAAAGGATTCTTTTTGAGGATTGCCGGGTTATTCTGAAGCCGGAAAACAGTAATATGGAATCTGTAACATACAGCCCCGAAGAAGTAACTATTGCCGGAAAGGTGATAGGTCTTGTCAGAAACAGGATATAACGATGTATATAGGAAAAACTGTGACCGTTCTTGCAGCCTTTGACCCTTCGTATTGCTTGAAGCCTCTCAAATTCAAATGGTCGGGGAGGCTTATAAAGGTTGAAGAAATTACCTACACATGGAAGTCAAAAGAGGGGAAGAAGATTATCCATCATTTTTCTCTGACTGATGGGAATGCTTTTTATGAGCTGAGTTTTGATAACGAGTCCCTGCTCTGGATGCTCGAGAATCTTGAAACATGAACAAAAAAATAATTCTATGCATAGACATGGATGCCTATTTTGCATCTGTTGAACAGAAGGTAAATCCCCGTCTCAAAGGAAAACCTATAGCGGTCATCGGTTCAGGTGTAAGGACGGTAATTACCACCTCATCCTATGAGGCAAGAAAATACGGCGTCAAAACAGGTATGAATGTCTATGAAGCAAAAAAAATCTGTCCACACATTATCTTTGTTGTGGGGGATAACCGGAAATATATTGATACATGCAGGGAGCTTGAGAAGATTTATCATCGTTTCACCCCGGACGTTGAGATTTACTCGATTGATGAGGCATTTCTTGATGTAACCGGTACGTGCCATCTGTTCGGGAATCCCAGGGAAATCGGGATCTTCATTAAGCAACTGATTAAGAACCGTTTCGGCATCAACTGTACCGTTGGAATAGGACCGAATATCCTTATGGCAAAACTTGCAAGCGATCTTGCAAAGCCCGATGGATTGTGGCAGATAAAACCTGAAGAGATAACGCCTTTACTTGAAGATATGCCGATAAAGGAATTATGGGGTATAGGTATGCATACAGAGAAAAAACTTCAAGCCATGGGT
This genomic window from Pseudomonadota bacterium contains:
- the cobA gene encoding uroporphyrinogen-III C-methyltransferase, whose protein sequence is MGKVYLVGAGPGNPELITLRGLELIKGADVIIYDYLINKDLLSFAGKDTELIYVGKKASCHELPQADINVLLVKKAKEKGIIVRLKGGDPFMFGRGGEEAEFLAENRIDFEIVPGVTSAISAPAYAGIPLTHREYASSVAFITGHEDASKTESTIRWNALAHGCDTLVFLMGIKNLKDIKENLIKAGKDPCTPACVIQWGTLPEQKVVSANLKEIDISAKTAGIKPPGIIVVGNVAGLRKNLQWFEKKPLFGKKIAVTRPPHQSTKFGSLLMEKGARVIYMPTIEIEPIDPNKALLRAFKRIGKYCCIIFTSVNGASIFFDNLFKTGMDTRALHNITILPIGDATASFLRTFGIIPDFIPEQFTSEGIIHVLKDMKVKGNVFLLPRAKDARNVIVDYIKNQGGRCDVIPLYKTALPKTPLLPAEKTDIITFTSSSTVSNFLKIYGRKALSNTLIASIGPITTGTLRKNNIEVHIESVKYDIKGLAEAIEQYMAK
- a CDS encoding GYD domain-containing protein, which produces MPIYIMFSKLTDEGRATIKRHADRIKEVDKEIEKMGARVLTQYALLGEYDFVNILEAPNNETMARLSIELGSRGTIQLMTLPAIPVFEFIEKMEIQQDSSAKSDRPEIPEEYREKMY
- the mnmA gene encoding tRNA 2-thiouridine(34) synthase MnmA gives rise to the protein METVFVAMSGGIDSSFAAYLLKQKGYKVVGITFQFLPETIKSTKNPKACCSIETIHRAKKVADDLSIPHYIINMRKEFEEYVIDNFLMEYKYGRTPNPCILCNKYIKFSFFHDKALSIGADKIATGHYAIIDNKSITYAIRKGADKIKDQSYFLYPIKENLLKDILFPVGTYTKNTLRDSVGKLGWNMQNIKESQDICFIPEGDYRDFLSNYMKLKEGPIYHADGAFMGMHNGIHLYTIGQRRGLNIPYKEPLYVIEIIPDKNTLIVGPKEHLKRKKLVAHSTNFFNMNAPGSDSGRFYAKVRYRQKEELCKFTVSDDLLYVNFEDPIYSITPGQSVVIYKDDKVVCGGIIRNSE
- a CDS encoding S41 family peptidase, with the protein product MSKKLKLSLSVFFVFVFVFVLGFLIGAQGKKTYATGSDSKELYEYLKTFSDVIDLVKKNYVDEVKDKEVVYAAIKGILESLDPHSSFLTPDMYKDMQSETKGEFGGIGIEITIKDGFPTVIAPIEDTPAYKVGIKTGDHILKIDGKPARNMSLMDVVKLIRGSKGKPVTLTIMRDGFSTPKDFKVVRDVIVVKSVKYKILEDDYGYIRIAQFQEKTTKDLDNAIKELEKTNKDKPLKGIILDLRNNPGGLLEQAVEVSDKFLADGLIVYIEGKKKDDNKIKFYANKKNDYLGPLVVLVNDGSASASEIVSGALQDYKRAILVGTRTFGKGSVQTIFPLGDGSAVRLTTAKYFTPKGRSIQAEGITPDIIVDNNVTKGKEKIVPVKEKDLERHIESEKEKAKPGENGDNSKKIISEDDFQLSMGLQILKGWDALRGK
- the lexA gene encoding transcriptional repressor LexA; translation: MKGLTATQKKVLEFLKEYSGSHGYPPTVREIGAHFGFLWPAARRHLQSLAKKGVLRITPSKSRGVEVIGVAPAGVCTVPVLGKIRAGEPTLAVEEIDGHISLDRALFPVEDIFSLKVVGDSMKEAGIFHGDFVIVKPQHIIEHGEIGVAIIGDEATVKRILFEDCRVILKPENSNMESVTYSPEEVTIAGKVIGLVRNRI
- a CDS encoding acyl-CoA dehydrogenase family protein — encoded protein: MLNFSDKHTMIRMIAEKIAKEKIAPRAKEIDATGAFPWDLVDIYKKHGFLYLMLPERFGGVDGDITSLCVVIEELAKVSGASSLIPLAHCVGLMPIMVAANEEQKEYIYSKLTEPDKLHLVAFALTEPEGGSDASHMRTFAKKDGNYYYLNGKKSMITNGANAQFFSVIAATNQGLRTKGISAFCVEKDYPGVIIGKSEDKMGMRGSDITELIFDNVRLTKDNLLGKEGDGWDIAMSTLNLSRPAVGAQAVGIAQGALDFSLEYAWKRVQFGQKIADFEGIQFMVADMATAVEAARALVYDAAHLLDMKVYERDKMSAIGVDKMSAMAKVYAADTAMKVTTDAVQILGGCGYTKEYPVERMMRDAKATQIYEGTNQIQRVVIARDLFRKFMP